DNA sequence from the Eulemur rufifrons isolate Redbay chromosome 6, OSU_ERuf_1, whole genome shotgun sequence genome:
aagaggctTCCTGACTCCTAAtcaagtattaatacatattctTAGCAGGATCCTATGCTACAGGGACACTATTAACAAGTAGGTAAGCCTCTCGGAATACCTGTAGTTCAGGTTTTGCTGTTAATAATGCCCACTGCAGCTTACTTCCACGTAAGTTAATTGCCCCGAACGGTGGAACAGAAGTGATGTCAGACCCCTTGTCTCCCACCCCATGGAGACTAGAGGAAAGAAGAAGCTGCTTGCCAGAAAGTGAGCCTCCAGAGGTCAAAACCTAGGAGCACTGCTGCCAATAGTTTCAAAAGGGCTAAAAAGGGGACGGGTGAGCCCACAGACACAGTGAAGAGCAAGAAGAAGGTGAGGCCAGCAGCAGGCAATGGCCTCACAGTGGATTCACCCCCAGGTAGTGGGCTCCCACCGAGGAAACTTCAAAAGGGAGGTAGAGGTGTAGTCATAGAAGTTCTtctgagatatatatttttaaaagtatgtttgtgATGTCGGGAACAGAGAAGGCATGTTAGGTCCTCCTAATGGCATTATGCTTACAGATAACCTGGGGTGGGGGATGTCTCTGTGCTCTGCTTACCAAAAGCCAGCCAACCTCTCAGGGTTTTCTGACACACATGAGTTTCAGGATCTACCTTAAGCCTAGTTCAGGGTTTGAGATGGTCCAGTGAAGCTAGTATATGGGAAGTAGTGTCCTTTTCTCCCAAGACTTCTTGTGAAAGTTGCTTCTTTTCCCATTACACAGATAAATATATCATATGTTGATAATATAATGTGGTACTTACTAAAATGTATGTGCCAAATAATTGGAGCAGTTTTAGTTGTGAATGCTTAAAGCGAGAGTGTTTTTTCTATGTTccgagaagaaaaaaatattatttatctgtaaagaaaattaaattagaaatatgaaTGAGAAGTGAGATGTCAAGGTAGCAGGGTGGCAACAAAAATGTTATGGTATAGAAGAGAATTGATTTTCTTTGTGTAagaacacaatttaaaatgagaattgaTATAGATttggaacagattttttttttttggtgggaaatCTAAACCTACCCCCCAcactttatttaaataagaagctgagacaaaaaattttaaggtattttcttaaaataatatagCTAGTAAGTAGTGATGGTCTCAGTACAGGAATTCTTATGATTTTGGAAGCCACATTGTAAGACTGGACTGATTTTCCTGGCTGCAGTGTCCAGCTAATAGGGATATCCAGACAAAGGGAAATACATTTATCCAATACTATTTGAGAACTTTTCTGTGAAAGGTATGCTACAAACTcaggatgaaaagacaagtgaGACACAGCCCCTGGAGGAACTCACAGCCTCCTGGGGAGATGAGGCACACACAAGAGTAAATTGCAACATACTCCTAGGAAAGCCCACCTAGAAACTTGAATGAAGTGCTGTGGAGGCTGCACAGAAGGGGTGACCgtgggggaaagggaagaaaggcttTACCAAGTAGGTAACATCTGATCGGGATCTTGAAAGATTAGTAGAAGCTTTCAGACACCAGAGGAACAAGGTCATTTCGGATTAAAGGGGCTCATGtgtaaggaaatagaaaaaaatgtttggttAGAGCCCCAGTGTGGGATGGAGTGCTGAGCGGAGGCTGGAGAAGTAGGTTGAAGGTGGACTTCCAGGCTCTCTGCTCGCAGATTGCACTTTCCCCCTGGGCAGTGTGTACCGCTAAAGGTTGGTTATCAAAGAAGGGCCTAGGAAATCACTAAGAATTGCCTCAGAGATTGTTTTTAAATAGGTACTATAGATACATTTTAAGAGGTTGTTTAGTTTCTATGCAATTTAAACCCTTATTTAGGGTGACTGACCGACTGGGTTTACAGAGACTCTCCTTGTTTACAGCACAGAAAATCCCGAGTCCCAGAAATTGCTCAGTCCCAGCAAACTTATTTTCACTGAGAAGAGTAGTCTACAAGGCAGCAAAGATTACTGAGAGGTGGCAATGAGGGAAACACAGTGATCCATAGTGTAAAAGGGGGAGAGAACGTAGCCAGCTGGCAAACAGAGCTGCATCTGTGGCCCCCACCCACGAGGAGTCCAGCTGGAAGCCCGATTTCATTCCATACCCTCTGAAGACTTTTGAGTCATTCTGGGTTGCCCCTGAGCCTTTGTGAAGGCGATACACCATTTGGATGTTTGCCTCCAGCATGTAAACAGGCTATTAGAGCAAATATTGGTGGGCAGAAGGTGACACAAGGAAGAACACCTCATGTGGCCTCTCAGTGTCTGGGAAGGCTCTGGCACCTCTCAGCCATTTCCTcgacttcttcctttccctgtggCCGATGCCATTCACCAGAGGTCCTGGGAGAAGAGGCCGTTTGTGATGCTGCTTCAACTGTAGAGTGCtctcatctattaatattagTGAGCAGCTCACCGGAAGCCACCGGTTCACTTCAAATCTGAACCATAAGTAGGACTGCAACACATATCTGATGGAAAATAATAGCTAATGCTTATTGAGTGCTACCATGAATTAtgtgaattaatttatttaatccttacaagaatcctatgaagtaggcacTATTATTGTCCCTACGTACATTGCAGAAATAGGTAAAAAATGTGAAGTGGGTTTTCTGAGAATACCAATGAGTAAAAGTGCAAGGGCCAGATTTTCTAACTCAACAAGACTTTAGAGTCCATGCTCATAAGATACAACGTACAGTGCTCTACTGTATGgacagacggatggatggataggcAGAAGGGCTGTAGTTATCCAGAAGTGCAGAAAATAGAAGACAACCAGATGCCTTGGGGCCAGGATTTTGTACTGCTTCACTATTGTGAAGGATTTTAAATAGCATgtgaatttttatagaaaatttttgaGAACAGGTATTTCTAGCTAAAACTTCAGAGATCCTGAATATATTAGGTTCAGTGTGCAGCCCAGATAGTATTTTTTAGAATCTGCACAATTTTTTATTGGGCATACTTAGATTAGGAAATAATAACAACTGTCACGTGCCTAGAAAATAACTAGGATACACTTAACTCTCTGGTATACAGATCAGAGACCAAACTGAAGGAAAACAACACAACAGATACTTCTTTATCAGTTAATTTAGATTTTATGTGATTTATATAATCCTGCTTCTTCCTGATTGAAAAGCTCTCTGTGTGTGGTCTTTCTTTCACTCCCCTGAATTATATACACCCAATCTGTTACTTTAACCTTGCAAGGAACAGCTGCTCCTGGGAACTAAGCAGAATCTCCTACTCAGGAGTTGTGGGGGAATGAGGAGAGAGAATGATAAAGagcacaaaagagagagagagagagaagaagacattgagagagagaaagaaagatttttttctgtccGTATTTGGGAATGACACAGAATAGGTAAGCCATGCCTAGAGATTTTAGAGGGCACTGAGCATTTCCTTCTGCTACTTCGTTTGGCAGTTGTGAACAGCAAGGAAATGCCAAGGGAAAACCAGACTTCTGTGTCTCACTTCATTTTGGTAGGCCTGCACTACCCGCCACAGCTGGGGCTGCCACTCTTCCTAGCCTTCCTTGTCATCTACCTCCTCACTGTCTCTGGCAATGGGCTCATCATCCTCACTGTCTTAGTGGACATCCGGCTCCATCGCCCCATGTACTGGTTCCTATGTCACCTCTCCTTCTTGGACTTGACCATTTCTTGTGCTATTGTCCCCAAGATGCTAGCTGGCTTTCTCTTGGATAGTAGGGTTATCTCCTTTGGGGGCTGTGTAATCcagcttttttctttccatttcctggGCTGCACTGAATGCTTCCTTTACACACTCATGGCCTATGACCGTTTCTTGGCCATCTGTAAACCTTTACACTATGCTACCATCATGACCCGCAGAGCCTGCAACTCCCTGGCTTTGGGCACCTGGCTGGGAGGGACTGTCCACTCACTTTTCCAAACAAGTTTTATATTCCGGCTGCCCTTCTGTGGCCCCAATCGGGTAGACTACTTCTTCTGTGACATTCCTGCCATGCTGCGTCTAGCCTGTGCTGATACCACCCTCAATGAGCTGGTCACCTTTGTGGACATAGGCTTCCTGGCACTCACCTGCTTTCTGCTCATCCTCACTTCATATGGCTACATTGTGGCTGCCATACTGCGAATCCAGTCAGCAGATGGGCGCCGCAATGCGTTCTCCACCTGTGCTGCCCACCTCACCGTCGTCATCGTTTACAATGTACCCTGCACCTTCATTTACCTGCACCCTGGCTCACAGGAGCCCCTGGATGGGCTGGTAGCTGTCTTCTACACTGTCATCACTCCCTTGCTGAACCCCATCATCTACACCCTGCGCAACAAAGAGATGAAGTCCGCACTACGAAGGCTGGGGGGCCACAAGGAAGTGCAGCCTCACTGACTCCAGCCACCAGACTTGCAGTAGGCACCCAAATGCAGCACACAGGACAGGACATCGATAATTGGGAAGACTTAGGACAGAATGAGAAAGAAGGATTCACACAGGAAGTAGAGGATTTCCAGGTAGAGAAGTGGGAACCTAGGAAGTTCCACATTGTAACCTGCTCTCAAACatgattttccatctgttttcctTCAGTACCCATGAAAATCAATCAGAGCAACTCAGCAAGGCATTTGCAGGAAAGATTCAAGATAAGTAAAATGTCCATATGGAAGCTCTATTTCTCTGTGGCATCCACCTACATGTATGTTATTGCTTCTCATCCCTGCACTGATACCTGTATACCTCTTCTCAGGCTATACATAACTTTCCTGCAAACTGTCTGATTTGACCTTGACAAAAATTATGTgagttaggtattattattattctcatgtaactgtggggaaactgaagctcaaggaagtaagtggcttgtccaagatccttttctctccttttaccttgaaaaaaaaagatagtagaTAACTTTGGACTTAAACTTGAGGGAGGAATTTCACCTCAATGTGAGGGAGGCATTACATGTACACTGCACTGTGACTTGTATAGGTCTAGTCTTCTGGGCTTGCACAGGGCTCCGCTTTGGATAAATTTACGTAGGTATAGTGAACAAGGATAAGCTTTCTTGCACTGCAAACACAGCCTGGTCTCCGTGATGCTTCCATAGATATTAATGAAGCAGAGCATCAGAGATGGTAAATGTATGTGCTACCACACTCCTGCATTGTTATGTAGcttgtgggtgtgagtgtgggcaGGGTGGGATGGTTGCAAGAAGATGAGTAAAAGTGACCTGAAGCCCATTCTAGTGACTGTTCTTGTAAGAATGTTGCCAGTGTCTAAATGTGGGTCCTTCACTCTCAGGACCTCCTGAGTTGCTTTTGTTGATGTTTCAAATATACATGGGCAAAGCCCAAAAAGATTACTGTATTTTCCAAACTCAATTCCAATTGTTAAAAACTAGGGATAATGGAGTAGAACTGATTTCTATGCACCAAGAGCTTTCTCAGAAGAAATATGTTTTGCCAGTGACTTTTCTCATTGTAATAGCAGAGATGTAAAGTTAAATATCAGAATAAGTATGAATAGGCAATCCAATTCAActcaacacaaatttattcagTATAACTCTCAAACCGGGACATTGTGGTGTATTCCAAATGAGATTATAATCTTAtgaaaaaatccatttatatatGAGGTAGAGAGGGATAAATACATGActataaaatgaataagaaaggaTTGGTATAATTCAGTGTACATAAGTATTGTTCACGAAGAGAGAGggaattagagagagagagagagagacagatcaTGAAAACTATAATTTATAAAGCTGGTTTTCTGGAAAATCTAAGATAATCTGTGGCTTAAAGGTCTTGTAAGATCTAGTCATCTAGAGCGGCAAATAGAATTTGTCATATGATGGGAACAACATAAACCCTAGGGACAATCCTAGGAGAATGCTCTAGAGAAGTCTAATTAACTGTCTTAGGAAAAGCAGCCCAAGGTAGTAACAAACTCTATTTGGCAAACACACAGAACTGCAGTGCCATGGACACATAAACACTCCAGGGCACAAAGGGAGGCAGAATTTAGGTAATAAGGCCTCTGGGACCAGAATAGAGACTACCTGGAAGTCAGATTAAAGCAAACAcgagcattttctttttcatcagggCCAAGGACACATCACGCACAAAAATGAAGCATCGCATAACAAAAACTTCTTAATTGgttgttttacttttaatagagaaatataaaatacgtCTCATTATTCCATATTAAGAAAACTACCACATGAAAACACACCAAGCAACAACTTTTACTTTATGTTCTATCCACAGTTAAACAGCAGCAGTTCACAAAGATGTGGATTTATCTCTGAGTCCAGACTTTGAGCTCTCCATAAGAAAGAACTACatagagtaatattttttaatgcaacTTCACCTGTTAAGAGGGTATTTTGTTTTCAGGTTTGTTTTGAGGTTATCTAAACCtgagaatgagaataaaaaaaaaaaagaaagaaatcagaagagaaaaagtagTGTTAGCCTGTGGGAATATTTCTCTACTcttgaaaatattacatatgaaGTATACTTTGGcttctttctaccttttggctttgtattttaaaattcaaatacatatgttaatatatatccagattttattaatatatgtttgttAGTACCGATTTTTTAATAACTGaagctttaaaatactttttaaaaactgcttccttccttgtgatttctttttctttctttttacttcaaaGTATTAAGAGTCCAGTACGAGACTCTCAGACAGGCACGGAGGGTGATTGGGAGAGAAGGGGAAAGCGAGGGGCTTGTCATGGGGATCTGAGCTACGACGGGGCTTTGGTAGCTTCTGGGGACTACGAGGGGGACAGGAAGTGTCAGCGCGCGGGACTGGCGCCAGCTCTGCCTAGGGGATCCCTTCTGCTCTagtcctggggagggaggggagaaaggagagagcccTGGTCTCGCCCCGCCCCTGGGCTTGTTACCGCGGGGACGGGGAGTGAGGGCTACTTTTGGCGGGAGTGGAGATCGGAGGACTCGGTGGTGCCCTGTCGAGCGGCCGCCAGTGTCCTCCTGTGCCGGGCTGTGGAACCGAGGGGCCGCGGCGGCCGTGGCTGTTGCACGTGTGGCTGCTGGATGCCGAGGAGGCGGCCGCAGGATGTTAGGGCAGCAGCCGCAGCAGCTGTACTCGTGGGCCGCGCTCCTGATCCGGGAGCGGAGCCGGCTCCTCACCTGCTACGTGCAGGACTACCTCGAGTGTGTGGAGTCGCTGCCCCAGGACATGCAGAGGAACGTGTCTGTGCTGCGAGAGCTGGACAACAAATACCAAGAAACATTAAAGGAAACTGATGATGTctatgaaaaatataagaaagaagatGATTTAAACAAAGTTAAGGGGAGATAATGAAAAAACAATGGACAAAAGtactgaaaagacaaaaaaggataGAAGATGGGGTAATAAAGGCCATCCACGTCTTAAAGGGTTGTTttttacataatttcatttattttcagaaactgTTTTAGGATGAATGCATAAGactttgcaataatttttttttttttttgttgagacagagtctcactctgttgcccaggctagagtgagtgccgtggcgtcagcctagctcacagcaacctcaaactcctgagctcaagcgatcctcctgtctcagcctcccgagtagctgggactacaggcatgcgccaccatgccctgctaattttttctatatatatttttagctgtccatataatttctttctatttttagtagagatggggtctcgctcttgctcaggctggtctcgaactcctgagctcaaacgatccgcccacctcagcctcccagactgctaggattacaggcgtgagccaccgcgcccggccgcaataatttttaatcattagTATTAATGGTGTATTAAAAGTTGTTGTACTTTGTGACCTTAATTTTCTGCACTGAAGtaccaaatattttaaaccaGGTAGTCTTCAGATCACCTGATGAAAGGAGCAGGGAACTGGGAGAGGGTGGTGTGAACATTATAAAAGCTTCACAAACCACGCCTATTTCATTTTCACGTAAAACTGCAATGTTGTTTGTTGGGTAAACACAGGAGTTTTGCTAGCATCTTAGTTCTATGTGCTTAAAAAATTTAGATATAGTTGGATTTCTCTGTAAGCATCAAATTATCTTGAGTAATTAAAAATATGGACACAATACCATTTAGAGCATCTTTTTCCCTATCCACATTTATACATATACTTGTTCACCTCTAGTCTTCCAGGAAATGAAAGAACTAGAGATAAGAATAATTTGGGATTCCACATGGAATAATGTGCTCTTATTAGAGTATTTGCTGCTGTCTTTTCCTCAGTAGCATTTTGATAATACTTGTCAGTAGCCCATTTGTAAATGCCTTGCTGCTGTTTCATAGATAACAATTAACACTAGTGCTTAATAAGGAAGTTcttttgtgctttgttttaaatGGGGACAGGTAACAGTAGTTAGGATATCAAAAATACTGCCATTGGCTTATATTGACACACTTTGGGTTGTGTAGTATCATGGTTCATGGTTGAGCTACTTAAAAACGCATCTTAATATTTTCCATGTGACCCACTGCTGGGATGGTTTGCCATAGGCCTACCAGTGGGGAAAAGGCATATACTGGTCTTTAAATATTACCTTTATGTCAAACAATTGTTTTAAGTAGTTTTGCTAGTGACTATTGTTCATTTCTATCCCAATCAGTGACTACACATTATTTAAATTACAGTGTATTTACCTTCTTAGCTTTCTGGTATTGGTGCtgtttgatgttttctcatttgatgaactaatttcattttaacaatgcaattaataatgtatttgtaaattgaattttccaagattctattattttaagattaaGCATCTTGGTGTATATATGTCCACATGTTTGGAGAAAATTTTGGTTTGGGGGGCAGTAGATTTACTAGCTCTTTAAATCTATGTGTAACatactttttattcttcatttcttcctaatCTGATGATCTGATACTTTTTGATTAACATGTGAAAAATCCTGTCtccttgtttggaaaaaaaatgtgttttcttttctagctCTCCTGTGTTACTTTTAGGCATGTCATTTTATCTCATCTGGGTGTCACGTCATTCACCTGTAAAATCAGTTGTCTTAAATATCTCCAAGATTCTTTTGAAATCCGTAGTATTTGCACTGTAGTAAGgatttaaataatgaaatgacatatttttctctttgaaaaaaaacccaaagtattaagggggtacaaatgtttttgctacatggatagcttttataatgcttaagtcagggctatcagtgtgctcatcacccaaatagtgttcattgtacctgtgaGGTAGGTTTtactcctcctcccttcttgatttctaatgattttttcttctctctgtgcctgtcGATTAGTTCCAAATttttagagagtacatgtggtgtttgtttttccattcctgaaatttttgacttaggataatggtctccaattccatccaaattgctgcaaaagacagtaattcatcatttttcatggctgagtagtactccatgatacaTACATACCATATTTGGTTAATCCACTcaagaattgatgggcacttgggttgattccacacgtttgcaattgtgaattgtgctgcaataaacatcaaagtgcaggtgtccttttgataaaatgacttcttttcctttgggtagatacccagtagtgcgattgctgggttgaatggtaagtctgtatttatttctttgaggaatctccatactttttttccatagaggttgtagtaatttgcagtcccaccaacacagTATAAGCATtaatttctctctgcctccatgccagcatctattgttttttgactttttaataataattattactaaaatacttttaaatatccaGTAGGGCTGCTTTTCCACTCTTTTCAGATTATTTCTGGCTATTCtttcatatttgtttatttaagttgatttccatgtattttttcaagtagcaaacaaacaaatatttctggCATCTTATGTGAGCTCACATTCaattagaaatcattttaaaagtagtTACCATTCATAGTACATGtagtctttctttcttaaaataagatatgCCTATTCCTTTGTTTAAGTCTTCTTGTACACACCTCACTAGAATGTCTTACTTTGGGTTAATACATTATTTCCTGTCATGACCTGATAGACATTCTGTCTAAGTGTGTATATATCTGTTGAGATCACTTATGTagtaattcttaaattttaatgctCAGCAAGAACCCTGATTGCCCTTATTTCTAAATTCCTGGAGGACATTTCTGTTTACCACTGTCCACTTAATCTCTTCTggattcattttcttcatctgtaaaatgaagttaaGCAAGACGATCTCTAAGTTACCCTATATTTTGAaactcaaaaattttttaaatgttccattTCTACCGTACCCATGAATGGTATGATAAATGAGTATACAGGTGGTCCCTGACTTATAATggtttgactttatgatggtgtgaaagaattctgttttttccctttcagtacagtattcaataaattacactATATATTCaccactttattataaaataggctttgtgttacaTGATTTTACCCAATGGTAGGCTaagcacgtttaaggtaggctaggctaaggtatgatgtttggtaggttaggtatattaaatgtattttcaacttaggttattttcaacttacaatgaatttattgggatgtaaccccattgtaagttgaggagtatggaaaaaagtgattttgggaaagagattaaaaaaaagagatgccACAGCAAAATCTCAAATTTTTGTCAAGATTGATAGTTGCTAGCCAAATTTTTCTCATGAACCAttttatatactgtatataaGTGGTAAAATATAGTAAGTATTATTTGTCCAAAATTTGTTTCTATTGGAATTTAGTGGGTTTTTTGACTTTATTTCATTGAGTTCAAAAGGCCAGGATGGAACTATCTGATGGAAGTTTAGGTATAGCAATTTAAACTGTATGTAAAGAATATTCTAATAAATATGAACTGTCCAATATTGGAATTGGCTTTCCTGAGAGGTGGTGATATTCTCATACTGAAAGGGTTATGGAAAAATCAGTGGTTTGGGTAACTGgttgaaaaagttaaaattttatgctACGCCATACGCTGCTCAGGGTTAATGGCAACAATTAATAGGACACTccctatatattatttttttcattttaaaaatgtggaattgAGGTATTTAGCATGCTGAATATTCTTCAACCAATAGGTGATGGTGATAGGACAACAAACCCAAGTCCATCTAACTCCATAGTTCATGTTCCTTTTTATTCCACTCCTTCAAAGATACTTCTtatggaaaacacacacaaaaaaagtgcACAGCATTGTAATTCTTAGGGCGCTATAATATGTGAATATGGAAAAGTGTGGAAGTATGCTAAGACAGTTTATGATTAGGCTgtgtattaaaatatactataaatgtCACTGAGTTTACAGAGGAGCTGAATCGTTCTTAGGATAGAATGACTTTGTGGAGAAG
Encoded proteins:
- the OR10G6 gene encoding olfactory receptor 10G6, with protein sequence MPRENQTSVSHFILVGLHYPPQLGLPLFLAFLVIYLLTVSGNGLIILTVLVDIRLHRPMYWFLCHLSFLDLTISCAIVPKMLAGFLLDSRVISFGGCVIQLFSFHFLGCTECFLYTLMAYDRFLAICKPLHYATIMTRRACNSLALGTWLGGTVHSLFQTSFIFRLPFCGPNRVDYFFCDIPAMLRLACADTTLNELVTFVDIGFLALTCFLLILTSYGYIVAAILRIQSADGRRNAFSTCAAHLTVVIVYNVPCTFIYLHPGSQEPLDGLVAVFYTVITPLLNPIIYTLRNKEMKSALRRLGGHKEVQPH